In Clarias gariepinus isolate MV-2021 ecotype Netherlands chromosome 1, CGAR_prim_01v2, whole genome shotgun sequence, one DNA window encodes the following:
- the sdcbp gene encoding syntenin-1 codes for MSLYPSLEDLKVDKFIQAQNTPTASPSKAPPLALTDHAHYQYSPAHTGAKVEEIGTDASGGLYPQLSEFMGLNLNIEAIKAFSTTVPEQTSGALSVHSSGTNWAVAPVTGSDIGVKRAEIRQGVREVVLCKDMDGKIGLRLKAIDNGVFVQLVQVNTAAALAGLRFGDQILQINGESCAGWNSDRAHKVLKNANPERITLAVRDRPMERAVTLHKDMSGQLGFLFKKGRITSIVKDSSAARNGLLTDHQICEINGQNVIGLKDSQVSDILNTSGNVVTITVMPVVIFEHMMKRMCNSIVKSLMDHSIPEV; via the exons ATGTCACTGTATCCGTCTTTAGAAGACCTGAAGGTGGATAAATTTATTCAG GCGCAGAATACCCCTACTGCCAGTCCATCCAAAGCCCCGCCCCTGGCACTCACTGACCATGCACACTATCAATATAGCCCCGCCCATACGGGGGCAAAAGTGGAGGAAATTGGAACAG ATGCCTCTGGAGGTTTGTATCCTCAGCTGAGCGAGTTTATGGGTCTGAATCTTAATATTGAGGCAATAAAAGCCTTTTCTACCACAGTTCCAGAGCAAACTAGTGGT GCTCTTAGTGTTCATTCGTCGGGCACGAATTGGGCCGTTGCTCCTGTAACTGGCAGTGATATAGGAGTGAAGAGGGCTGAGATTCGGCAAGGCGTTCGAGAGGTGGTGCTCTGTAAAGACATGGACGGCAAGATTGGCCTCCGTCTCAAAGCCATAGACAAT GGGGTGTTTGTACAGCTTGTACAAGTGAACACTGCAGCAGCGTTAGCAGGGCTTCGCTTTGGTGATCAGATTCTACAGATCAATGGAGAGTCCTGTGCTGGCTGGAACAGTGACCGTGCACACAAGGTTCTGAAGAACGCCAATCCTGAGAGAATAACACTCGCTGTACGAGACAG GCCAATGGAGCGTGCCGTCACTCTGCATAAGGACATGAGCGGGCAGCTTGGTTTCTTGTTTAAGAAAGGCAGAATTACATCCATAGTGAAGGACAGCTCTGCAGCACGTAATGGACTCCTTACTGACCATCAGATCTGTGAAATCAATGGACAGAATGTGATTGGATTGAAG GACTCCCAAGTGTCAGACATCCTTAACACTAGTGGGAATGTTGTGACTATAACTGTGATGCCAGTGGTTATCTTTGAACACATGATGAAAAG AATGTGCAACAGCATAGTGAAATCTCTAATGGACCACTCGATTCCTGAGGTGTGA
- the LOC128505379 gene encoding cytochrome P450 7A1 isoform X1: MATWILVAFLVIGVLFLLMTAYGYRTRRVNEPPLVKGWPFLGVILDYGKNPLGFLQAAQRKYGDIFTCQLAWKHFTFITDPFSFPVVMRQGKNLDFHKFAMNFSQQVFGHADFTSPLLSESYREVHLLFRHTLQGQPLHHLSQNMLGNLHTVFQNCLPPGDNWKEEGLQSLTTRIMFEAGFLTLFGKKADLLQAEGVEAVGTCLQKVKKDFLAFDGAFPAMAAGVPIALCRRAWRAREALAKKLLHSELHHRMCISDLIQRRMDAFDHMHLDETGKARTHVCMLWASQANTLPAAFWSIYYTLRNPEAFAAARREADLILAQFQNDKPTNLSKEQLESMTVLESIINEALRLSSASIMIRVASDDFILTLDSGQEAAIRKGDYIALYPRLIHLDPDIYPNPLEFKYDRFLDEEGQRQSQFFKNGRQLKHYLVPFGSGASKCPGRFFAMNELKQFLMLALWHYDLEIIEPHDTLSPDRTRAGLGILPPVQDVLIRYRARANRNSERSQKRGANDDC, encoded by the exons ATGGCTACATGGATTCTTGTTGCCTTCCTCGTCATTGGTGTGTTGTTCTTGTTAATGACAGCTTATGGATATAGGACAAG GCGAGTGAATGAACCTCCACTGGTTAAAGGTTGGCCTTTTTTAGGAGTGATCCTAGACTATGGTAAAAACCCCCTAGGCTTTCTGCAAGCAGCTCAACGAAAGTATGGAGACATCTTTACATGCCAGCTTGCGTGGAAGCATTTTACCTTCATCACCGATCCATTCTCCTTTCCCGTGGTGATGCGTCAAGGGAAAAACCTTGACTTTCACAAATTCGCCATGAATTTCTCTCAGCAG GTGTTTGGTCATGCTGATTTTACATCTCCTCTGTTGAGCGAAAGCTACCGAGAAGTGCACTTGCTCTTCAGACACACGTTACAAGGTCAACCTCTTCACCACCTAAGCCAAAACATGCTAGGCAATCTGCATACTGTGTTCCAGAACTGCTTACCACCTGGGGATAACTGGAAAGAGGAGGGATTACAGAGCTTGACTACACGCATCATGTTTGAGGCTGGTTTCCTCACACTTTTTGGTAAGAAGGCAGATCTTCTTCAGGCAGAAGGAGTGGAAGCTGTTGGTACATGCTTGCAGAAGGTGAAGAAGGATTTCTTGGCGTTTGACGGGGCTTTTCCTGCAATGGCGGCTGGCGTGCCTATCGCTCTGTGTAGGCGTGCATGGAGGGCGAGAGAAGCATTAGCTAAGAAACTGCTGCACAGCGAGCTTCATCACAGGATGTGCATTTCGGATCTGATCCAGCGCAGGATGGACGCCTTCGATCACATGCACCTGGACGAGACGGGGAAAGCACGCACACACGTCTGTATGCTCTGGGCTTCACAGGCCAACACGCTCCCTGCTGCTTTTTGGAGTATCTATTATACACTGAG aaatCCAGAAGCTTTTGCTGCAGCACGTAGAGAGGCAGACTTGATCCTGGCACAGTTCCAAAACGACAAACCAACCAACCTGTCCAAAGAGCAGCTGGAATCCATGACTGTGCTCG AGAGCATTATCAATGAAGCTCTACGTCTATCAAGTGCTTCCATTATGATCCGAGTTGCAAGCGATGACTTCATTCTGACACTGGACTCAGGTCAAGAGGCAGCTATTAGGAAAGGAGATTACATCGCTCTCTACCCTCGACTGATACACCTAGACCCGGACATCTACCCAAACCCACTG GAGTTTAAATATGACCGGTTCTTGGATGAGGAAGGTCAAAGGCAGAGTCAGTTCTTTAAAAATGGCAGACAACTGAAGCATTACCTTGTCCCATTTGGTTCTGGTGCCAGTAAGTGTCCGGGTCGTTTCTTCGCCATGAACGAATTAAAGCAATTTCTCATGCTGGCACTCTGGCACTATGACTTAGAAATCATTGAGCCTCATGATACGCTATCGCCAGACCGTACCCGTGCTGGACTGGGCATCCTGCCACCTGTGCAAGATGTATTAATAAGGTATAGGGCAAGAGCAAACAGGAACTCAGAGAGATCCCAGAAGAGAGGTGCTAATGATGACtgctaa
- the LOC128505379 gene encoding cytochrome P450 7A1 isoform X2, translating into MATWILAVFLLVGVCFLLFRVCGSRTRRVNEPPLVKGWPFLGVILDYGKNPLGFLQAAQRKYGDIFTCQLAWKHFTFITDPFSFPVVMRQGKNLDFHKFAMNFSQQVFGHADFTSPLLSESYREVHLLFRHTLQGQPLHHLSQNMLGNLHTVFQNCLPPGDNWKEEGLQSLTTRIMFEAGFLTLFGKKADLLQAEGVEAVGTCLQKVKKDFLAFDGAFPAMAAGVPIALCRRAWRAREALAKKLLHSELHHRMCISDLIQRRMDAFDHMHLDETGKARTHVCMLWASQANTLPAAFWSIYYTLRNPEAFAAARREADLILAQFQNDKPTNLSKEQLESMTVLESIINEALRLSSASIMIRVASDDFILTLDSGQEAAIRKGDYIALYPRLIHLDPDIYPNPLEFKYDRFLDEEGQRQSQFFKNGRQLKHYLVPFGSGASKCPGRFFAMNELKQFLMLALWHYDLEIIEPHDTLSPDRTRAGLGILPPVQDVLIRYRARANRNSERSQKRGANDDC; encoded by the exons GCGAGTGAATGAACCTCCACTGGTTAAAGGTTGGCCTTTTTTAGGAGTGATCCTAGACTATGGTAAAAACCCCCTAGGCTTTCTGCAAGCAGCTCAACGAAAGTATGGAGACATCTTTACATGCCAGCTTGCGTGGAAGCATTTTACCTTCATCACCGATCCATTCTCCTTTCCCGTGGTGATGCGTCAAGGGAAAAACCTTGACTTTCACAAATTCGCCATGAATTTCTCTCAGCAG GTGTTTGGTCATGCTGATTTTACATCTCCTCTGTTGAGCGAAAGCTACCGAGAAGTGCACTTGCTCTTCAGACACACGTTACAAGGTCAACCTCTTCACCACCTAAGCCAAAACATGCTAGGCAATCTGCATACTGTGTTCCAGAACTGCTTACCACCTGGGGATAACTGGAAAGAGGAGGGATTACAGAGCTTGACTACACGCATCATGTTTGAGGCTGGTTTCCTCACACTTTTTGGTAAGAAGGCAGATCTTCTTCAGGCAGAAGGAGTGGAAGCTGTTGGTACATGCTTGCAGAAGGTGAAGAAGGATTTCTTGGCGTTTGACGGGGCTTTTCCTGCAATGGCGGCTGGCGTGCCTATCGCTCTGTGTAGGCGTGCATGGAGGGCGAGAGAAGCATTAGCTAAGAAACTGCTGCACAGCGAGCTTCATCACAGGATGTGCATTTCGGATCTGATCCAGCGCAGGATGGACGCCTTCGATCACATGCACCTGGACGAGACGGGGAAAGCACGCACACACGTCTGTATGCTCTGGGCTTCACAGGCCAACACGCTCCCTGCTGCTTTTTGGAGTATCTATTATACACTGAG aaatCCAGAAGCTTTTGCTGCAGCACGTAGAGAGGCAGACTTGATCCTGGCACAGTTCCAAAACGACAAACCAACCAACCTGTCCAAAGAGCAGCTGGAATCCATGACTGTGCTCG AGAGCATTATCAATGAAGCTCTACGTCTATCAAGTGCTTCCATTATGATCCGAGTTGCAAGCGATGACTTCATTCTGACACTGGACTCAGGTCAAGAGGCAGCTATTAGGAAAGGAGATTACATCGCTCTCTACCCTCGACTGATACACCTAGACCCGGACATCTACCCAAACCCACTG GAGTTTAAATATGACCGGTTCTTGGATGAGGAAGGTCAAAGGCAGAGTCAGTTCTTTAAAAATGGCAGACAACTGAAGCATTACCTTGTCCCATTTGGTTCTGGTGCCAGTAAGTGTCCGGGTCGTTTCTTCGCCATGAACGAATTAAAGCAATTTCTCATGCTGGCACTCTGGCACTATGACTTAGAAATCATTGAGCCTCATGATACGCTATCGCCAGACCGTACCCGTGCTGGACTGGGCATCCTGCCACCTGTGCAAGATGTATTAATAAGGTATAGGGCAAGAGCAAACAGGAACTCAGAGAGATCCCAGAAGAGAGGTGCTAATGATGACtgctaa